The following are from one region of the Vitis riparia cultivar Riparia Gloire de Montpellier isolate 1030 chromosome 14, EGFV_Vit.rip_1.0, whole genome shotgun sequence genome:
- the LOC117930247 gene encoding DNA excision repair protein ERCC-1 isoform X2, whose amino-acid sequence MNKEEEEKQRERDDEKKNKSSIVIKIPSYQEVLESSQTKTTSSLFTPSPSFSQAFSFVKSSQSYTPPPPATPPPPPPSSRQVEQLEAPSSSSSSPSLSSSAQSRNAILVSHRQKGNPLLKHIRNVRWNFADIVCDYLLGQNSCALYLSLRYHLLHPDYLYYRIRELQKNFKLRVVLCHVDVEDVIKPLLEVTRTALLHDCTLLCAWSLEECGRYLETIKVYENKPADIIQGQTDTDYLSRLTHALTTVRHVNKTDVVTLGSTFGSLSHIMDASMEDLARCPGIGERKPNIRS is encoded by the exons AtgaacaaagaagaagaagaaaaacagagagaaagagatgacGAGAAGAAGAACAAAAGCTCGATAGTAATAAAGATACCTTCATACCAAGAAGTTCTGGAGAGCTCTCAAACCAAAACGACCTCGTCTCTCTTCACTCCTTCCCCTTCTTTCTCTCAGGCCTTCTCCTTCGTCAAATCCTCCCAATCCTACACTCCTCCTCCTCCTGCtactcctcctcctcctcccccctCTTCCAG GCAAGTTGAGCAATTGGAGGCtccttcttcgtcttcttcttcgCCGTCGTTGTCGAGTTCTGCTCAGAGTCGCAATGCAATTCTTGTGAGCCATAGGCAG AAGGGAAATCCCTTGCTCAAACACATCAGGAATGTGAGGTGGAATTTTGCAGATATTGTTTGTGACTACCTGCTTGGGCAGAACTCCTGTGCACTCTATCTAAG TCTTCGGTATCATCTGCTTCATCCTGACTACCTATACTATCGTATAAGAGAATTGCAGAAGAACTTCAAGCTTCGTGTTGTTTTATGCCATGTTGATGTG GAGGATGTTATTAAACCTTTACTTGAAGTCACTAGAACAGCTCTACTTCATGATTGCACCCTTTTGTGTGCTTGGAG CTTGGAAGAATGTGGGCGGTACCTGGAGACAATTAAAGTCTATGAAAACAAGCCTGCAGACATTATTCAAGGACAAACGGATACAGACTATTTATCACGG CTAACTCATGCTCTAACAACAGTTCGACATGTTAACAAGACTGACGTAGTTACCCTTGGTTCCACATTTGGG TCTCTTTCTCATATCATGGATGCATCGATGGAAGATCTGGCTCGTTGCCCTGGTATAGGGGAGCGCAAG CCAAACATCAGGAGCTAA
- the LOC117930247 gene encoding DNA excision repair protein ERCC-1 isoform X3, whose amino-acid sequence MNKEEEEKQRERDDEKKNKSSIVIKIPSYQEVLESSQTKTTSSLFTPSPSFSQAFSFVKSSQSYTPPPPATPPPPPPSSRQVEQLEAPSSSSSSPSLSSSAQSRNAILVSHRQKGNPLLKHIRNVRWNFADIVCDYLLGQNSCALYLSLRYHLLHPDYLYYRIRELQKNFKLRVVLCHVDVEDVIKPLLEVTRTALLHDCTLLCAWSLEECGRYLETIKVYENKPADIIQGQTDTDYLSRLTHALTTVRHVNKTDVVTLGSTFGSCLSSYCSLFLISWMHRWKIWLVALV is encoded by the exons AtgaacaaagaagaagaagaaaaacagagagaaagagatgacGAGAAGAAGAACAAAAGCTCGATAGTAATAAAGATACCTTCATACCAAGAAGTTCTGGAGAGCTCTCAAACCAAAACGACCTCGTCTCTCTTCACTCCTTCCCCTTCTTTCTCTCAGGCCTTCTCCTTCGTCAAATCCTCCCAATCCTACACTCCTCCTCCTCCTGCtactcctcctcctcctcccccctCTTCCAG GCAAGTTGAGCAATTGGAGGCtccttcttcgtcttcttcttcgCCGTCGTTGTCGAGTTCTGCTCAGAGTCGCAATGCAATTCTTGTGAGCCATAGGCAG AAGGGAAATCCCTTGCTCAAACACATCAGGAATGTGAGGTGGAATTTTGCAGATATTGTTTGTGACTACCTGCTTGGGCAGAACTCCTGTGCACTCTATCTAAG TCTTCGGTATCATCTGCTTCATCCTGACTACCTATACTATCGTATAAGAGAATTGCAGAAGAACTTCAAGCTTCGTGTTGTTTTATGCCATGTTGATGTG GAGGATGTTATTAAACCTTTACTTGAAGTCACTAGAACAGCTCTACTTCATGATTGCACCCTTTTGTGTGCTTGGAG CTTGGAAGAATGTGGGCGGTACCTGGAGACAATTAAAGTCTATGAAAACAAGCCTGCAGACATTATTCAAGGACAAACGGATACAGACTATTTATCACGG CTAACTCATGCTCTAACAACAGTTCGACATGTTAACAAGACTGACGTAGTTACCCTTGGTTCCACATTTGGG AGTTGTTTGTCATCTTATTGCAGTCTCTTTCTCATATCATGGATGCATCGATGGAAGATCTGGCTCGTTGCCCTGGTATAG